Below is a window of Rhodoglobus vestalii DNA.
GTGAAGGCTGCGCTCGCGACCGCCGCTGGCGCACAGCACGTGCTCACCTACACCGACCCCGGCATCGACATCGTCAGCCAGATTCGACAGATCGCGCCGGACGGCGTTGACATCATCGTCGAAGTTGCCCCCGCCCAGAATGCTGAACTTGACCTCGCTGTCATCCGCAATCGTGGATCGATCGCCGTCTACGCCAACAATGGCGGAGACCTCATGACACTCGATGTGCGCCGCAACTTCAGCCTCAACGTTCGATACCAGTTCGTGCTGCTGTACACGGTGGGCATCGATGCTATTCAGTCGGCGGCTCAGGCCATCAACGTCGCACTCGGTGATGGTGCGCTGGCCGTCGGGGAAGACAGCGGTCTGCCCCTGCACCGCTTCGATCTTGCACACACACCGGATGCTCACGCCCTGGTCGAGAGCGGAGCCGTCGGCAAAGTGCTGATTGACGTTGCGGCCGAGTAATTTCCGCCGGGCTGTAACAAAGTTCGGGGGTGCGGCATCCGTCACCAGCACCACCAGCGAATGGGGCACGTTAAGCCTCGTTGGTGCTGCCTTTCATCAGTGAAGCCGTCGCAGACTGCAAGCGCTTTCATATATGCTCCATGGGGCAAGGGCGCAGCATGCCCCCTTTGCCGAAATGAACAACCTTTTCGGGGAGGAATCGCAACGACGCATGTGCAAGCGCTTAGCTATTCTGGAAGAAAGCGATACTGTGGCGAGTATGACAAGCGTTCTCTCGAGCAGCCAATGGTGGCGTTCCGCCGTGATTTATCAGATCTACCCGAGGTCGTTCGCCGACTCTAATGGCGACGGTATGGGGGATCTTCTCGGCATCCGTGACAGGTTGCCCGAACTCGCCGAGCTCGGTATCGACGCCGTCTGGCTGTCGCCGTTCTACACCTCACCACAACGCGATGCTGGCTACGACGTTGCCGATTACTGCGACGTCGACCCGCTCTTCGGCACACTCGACGACTTCGACTCAATGACTGCGCGTGCGCACGAACTCGGATTACGCGTCATCGTCGATCTCGTGCCCAACCATTCGTCCAGCGCGCACCTGTGGTTCCAAGAAGCGCTTCTCGCAGCACCGGGCAGCGAAGAACGAGCCCGCTACATGTTCCGAGACGGCCGCGGCGACAACGGAGAACTCCCACCCAATAACTGGGAATCTGTCTTCGGAGGTCGAGCGTGGACACGCACCGAAACCACCGACGGCACCCCCGGCCAGTGGTACCTGCACCTCTTCGACAGCTCCCAACCCGATTTCGACTGGAACAACCCCTGGGTGCGACACCAGTTCGAAAATGTACTGCGCTTCTGGCTCGACCGCGGTGTTGACGGTTTCCGGGTAGATGTCGCCCACGGGATGATCAAAGCCGACGATCTGCCCGACTGGAGTCCTCCCTCCTCCGGTGGCAGCATGGGCGGGGCCGGTGCGATAGAGGCCACTGAACCTACCGACGGCGAGGCAACAGCTGACCAACTCGCGGCATCCCGAGCACCGTTCTGGGGCCAGGACGGCGTTCACGAGATTTACCGTCAGTGGCGCACAATTCTCAACAGCTACGACGGTGAGCGCATCTTGGCCGCCGAAGCCTGGGTTGACCCGCTCACTGACACGGCGAAGTGGGTGCGCCCCGACGAAATGCATCAGGCTTTCAATTTTGCGTACTTGGAGACTCCGTGGGCGGCCGGGGCCCTGCGCACTGTTATTGACGCCTCAATCAGTGCCTTCTCTGAGGTCGATGCACCCAGCACGTGGGTGCTGTCTAACCACGATGTGGTGCGGCACGCTTCACGGCTTGCCCTCACCGCCGAGAGCCCACAGGGCCACGGCATCGGGCCGCACTCCGCCGGGCTACCCGACCGAGAGCTGGGGCTGCGCCGAGCTCGAGCAGCCACCGCACTTATGCTCGCGCTGCCAGGAAGTGCCTACATTTATCAGGGTGAAGAACTGGGCCTACCCGAGATGATCGCCCTACCCGATAACGCCCGGCAAGATCCGACCTGGTTCCGCACCAATGGCGAACGATACGGGCGCGATGGCTGCCGCGTGCCGATTCCTTGGGAGGCCGAGTCTGTCGCCTACGGCTTCAGTGCCTCTGGCGCGTCATGGTTGCCGCAACCCGCGGATTGGGCGCCGTTCGCTCGTAACGCCCAGCGCAACGTCAGCGACTCAACACTGACGATGTACACCCAGCTCCTCGCACTGCGACGCGCTCATGAGCTGGCAACGGGCGAACTTGAATGGTTGGAGACCCCCCATGCCGCCGTGCTTGCTCTGCGCAACAGCGATGTACTGGTGTACGCCAACACAGGACATGATGCGGTGCCGCTACCTACCGGTGAGGTGCTGCTGTCGAGTGGCCCCCTCAGCGATGAGCAGCTACCAGCAGACACGACCGTATGGCTGCGCGCCTACCCGCTTGCTTCCGCTGGCCAGCAGTGAGACACACCAATGGCTATAATTGTCAATTGAGTATTCGCGGCTAACCCCACGCGAATCTCCCCATCCACCAATGAAGGGCAGCTGATGGTGAGCATCGAAGACGTCGCTCGTCGTGCTGGCGTCTCGACCGCAACCGTTTCTCGTGCTCTGAGTGGCAACGGTCGCGTGTCTGCCGCTGCTCATCAAAAAGTGACAGAAGCCGCTACTGCTCTTGACTATGTTGTGTCATCGAGCGCATCAAGTTTGGCTTCAGGGCGCACCAAAAATGTGGGGCTGATGGTGCCGTATTTGACGCGCTGGTTTTTCACCTCTGTCGTGGAAGGTGCGCAGCAAGCGCTCATGCGACACGGCTACGACGTGACGCTCTATAACCTTTCCGGGAGTGTGGCTGAACGCGAGAGCGTATTTGATGTGTTCTTGCAGCGACAGCGCATCGACGGGATCATTACTGTTTCGCTGAAGCTCTCCGGCACCGAGGTAGAGCGTTTGCACGCGTTTGGCAAGCCAGTGGTTGGGGTGGGTGGCCCCATTGATGGCGTGCGCACTTTGACCTTGGATGATGACGCAGTGTCGAGCATCGCTACCAGTCACCTGCTCGCACTCGGGCATACCCGCATTGCCCACATCGGCGGGTCCGAGGACTTTGACCTTGAGTTCCACATTCCCACCAATCGGCGCCACGGCTACGAGATGGCCCTGCGCAATGCGGGAATCACACCACGTCCCGAGTATTTTTCCACCGCCGATTTTACGATCGAGGGCGGCTACCACGCGGCAAAGCAGTTGCTCGGCAGCCCGCTGGAACGCCCCACCGCCATCTTTGCTTCGTCGGATGAGATGGCTATCGGCTGCATTCTTGCCGCACGCGAT
It encodes the following:
- a CDS encoding glycoside hydrolase family 13 protein, with amino-acid sequence MTSVLSSSQWWRSAVIYQIYPRSFADSNGDGMGDLLGIRDRLPELAELGIDAVWLSPFYTSPQRDAGYDVADYCDVDPLFGTLDDFDSMTARAHELGLRVIVDLVPNHSSSAHLWFQEALLAAPGSEERARYMFRDGRGDNGELPPNNWESVFGGRAWTRTETTDGTPGQWYLHLFDSSQPDFDWNNPWVRHQFENVLRFWLDRGVDGFRVDVAHGMIKADDLPDWSPPSSGGSMGGAGAIEATEPTDGEATADQLAASRAPFWGQDGVHEIYRQWRTILNSYDGERILAAEAWVDPLTDTAKWVRPDEMHQAFNFAYLETPWAAGALRTVIDASISAFSEVDAPSTWVLSNHDVVRHASRLALTAESPQGHGIGPHSAGLPDRELGLRRARAATALMLALPGSAYIYQGEELGLPEMIALPDNARQDPTWFRTNGERYGRDGCRVPIPWEAESVAYGFSASGASWLPQPADWAPFARNAQRNVSDSTLTMYTQLLALRRAHELATGELEWLETPHAAVLALRNSDVLVYANTGHDAVPLPTGEVLLSSGPLSDEQLPADTTVWLRAYPLASAGQQ
- a CDS encoding LacI family DNA-binding transcriptional regulator — encoded protein: MVSIEDVARRAGVSTATVSRALSGNGRVSAAAHQKVTEAATALDYVVSSSASSLASGRTKNVGLMVPYLTRWFFTSVVEGAQQALMRHGYDVTLYNLSGSVAERESVFDVFLQRQRIDGIITVSLKLSGTEVERLHAFGKPVVGVGGPIDGVRTLTLDDDAVSSIATSHLLALGHTRIAHIGGSEDFDLEFHIPTNRRHGYEMALRNAGITPRPEYFSTADFTIEGGYHAAKQLLGSPLERPTAIFASSDEMAIGCILAARDLGLVVPRDISIIGIDGHELSEFFGLTTVAQYPEKQGAHAVKILMNLLVPGKHPEIPENTPLGYDLVVRSSTSRPPE